A DNA window from Schistocerca gregaria isolate iqSchGreg1 chromosome 2, iqSchGreg1.2, whole genome shotgun sequence contains the following coding sequences:
- the LOC126336022 gene encoding uncharacterized protein LOC126336022 produces the protein MVAFPSRRLPVSPPPRLAASPSRRLPVSPPPRIVANHVSSPPRIVASTYRRLHVSPPPRIVANHVSSPPRIVASTYRRLHVSPPPRLAVSTSRRLHVSPSPRIAASPSRRLLVSPPPRLAASTYRRPHVSPPPRIAAPTYRRPHISSPPHIAACPSRRPHVSSPPRIAAPTYRRPHVSSPPRIAACPSRRLHVSPPKRIAAPTYRRQPRIVANHVSSPPRIVASTYRRLHVSPPPRLAASPSRRPHVLSPTTYLRSHVSSPPHLAASTSRRLHVSPSPRIAASPSRRLPVSPPPRIAASTYRRPHGSSPTMYRRLHVSPPPRIAASTYRRLHVSPPPRLAASTSRRLHVSPSPRLAVSTHRRLPVSPPPRLAASTYRRQPRIVANHLFFTFVKITRYNDVQEDVKDVY, from the exons ATGGTCGCcttcccgtctcgccgcctccccgtctcgccgcctccccgtctcgccgcctccccgtctcgccgcctccccgtctcgccgcccccACGTATCGTCGCCAACCACGTATCGTCGCCAccacgtatcgtcgcctccacgtatcgccgcctccacgtctcgccgccccCACGTATCGTCGCCAACCACGTATCGTCGCCAccacgtatcgtcgcctccacgtatcgccgcctccacgtctcgccgcctccacgtctcgccgtctCCACGTCTCGCCGTCTCCATGTCTCGCcgtctccacgtatcgccgcctccccgtctcgccgcctcctcgtatcgccgcctccccgtctcgccgcctccacgtatcgccgcccccaCGTATCGCCGCCCCCACGTATCGCCGCCCCCACGTATCGCCGCCCCCACATATCGTCGCCTCCACATATCGCCGCCTGCCCGTCTCGCCGCCCCCACGTATCGTCGCCCCCACGTATAGCCGCCCCCACGTATCGCCGCCcccacgtatcgtcgcctccacgtatcgccgcctgcccgtctcgccgcctccacgtatcgccgcctaaACGTATCGCCGCCCCCACGTATCGTCGCCAACCACGTATCGTCGCCAAccacgtatcgtcgcctccacgtatcgtcgcctccacatatcgccgcctccacgtatcgccgcctccacgtctcgccgcctccccgtctcgccgcccccACGTATTGTCGCCAACCACGTATCTTCGCTcccacgtatcgtcgcctccacatctcgccgcctccacgtctcgccgcctccacgtctcgccgtctccacgtatcgccgcctccccgtctcgccgcctccccgtctcgccgcctccacgtatcgccgcctccacgtatcgccgcccccaCGGATCGTCGCCAACCATGTAtcgtcgcctccacgtatcgccgcctccacgtatcgccgcctccacgtatcgccgcctccacgtatcgccgcctccacgtctcgccgcctccacgtctcgccgtctCCACGTCTCGCCGTCTCCACGTCTCGCCGTCTCCACgcatcgccgcctccccgtctcgccgcctccccgtctcgccgcctccacgtatcgtcgccaACCACGTATCGTCGCCAACCAC CTTTTCTTTACCTTTGTGAAGATCACGAGATATAATGATGTACAGGAAGATGTGAAGGATGTTTATTGA